Proteins from a single region of Chanodichthys erythropterus isolate Z2021 chromosome 13, ASM2448905v1, whole genome shotgun sequence:
- the pxmp2 gene encoding peroxisomal membrane protein 2, whose product MPTQSVLVRDPSFLARALQQYLSLLKKYPIITKSITSGILSALGNLLSQALEYRKNRGENSPKKKINVLGPVHFAIYGLFITGPVSHYFYHLLEVLLPTTVPYCLIKRLLLERLIFAPAFLLLFYVVMNALEGKTITDVQNKLKTSYWPAMKMNWKVWTPFQFININYIPVQFRVLFANLVALFWYAYLASVRK is encoded by the exons ATGCCAACGCAAAGTGTACTTGTCCGAGATCCCTCTTTTCTGGCGCGGGCACTGCAGCAATACTTGAGTTTGTTAAAGAAATATCCAATCATCACCAAATCGATTACGAG TGGTATTCTATCTGCTTTGGGAAATCTTCTGTCTCAAGCTTTGGAGTACAGGAAGAACAGGGGAGAAAACagcccaaaaaagaaaatcaacGTTCTGGGACCTGTACACTTTGCAATTTATGG ACTTTTTATCACAGGTCCAGTTAGTCATTACTTCTACCATCTCCTGGAGGTGCTTTTGCCAACCACTGTCCCATACTGCCTGATCAAGCGCCTTCTGCTGGAACGTCTCATATTCGCCCCTGCTTTCCTCTTGCTCTTCTATGTGGTTATGAATGCTTTGGAG GGCAAGACAATCACAGATGTTCAAAACAAACTTAAAACAAGTTACTGGCCTGCGATGAAGATGAACTGGAAGGTTTGGACCCCGTTTCAGTTCATCAACATCAACTATATACCTGTACAG TTTCGAGTGCTGTTTGCCAACCTGGTTGCCTTATTCTGGTATGCCTATCTAGCATCTGTCAGGAAATGA
- the ptcd2 gene encoding pentatricopeptide repeat-containing protein 2, mitochondrial: MALRGLNACARIILTDASRAAVGALQSDCLKCRHGAKRHLLSEDVVKLQDFQQKKIAVAHRVSGSKDYYFDTIHQKIEKNQLILKEELKILLHLCQTAEDVIMARDAIYRYHKENRNMAFGEFKFGPLFMRLCYELGLEELATTTLTDPALKGFFPDSTSFNIAIDMLFTKQCYESCLDVVGEMKQQGVPFNKDTFILAFATCYKLNTSKSYHICLTLLEEGQTKGNLIPRHAYCFATALALKQNDIERAQIFYSQIMSTDSRLCLNLRVLILAMKGSMKEAISALTTAQVSKTPVFVKKTEFSEEVVNELRKKSADGLWEGHVEQVLRQLEEAGQITKKTLDDFLCQTPSRKRRPLGILEQERNSRRTFKHLQSALLLE; this comes from the exons ATGGCGTTGAGAGGACTGAACGCCTGTGCTCGTATTATACTGACCGATGCGTCCAGAGCAGCAGTAGGAGCCCTGCAGTCAGACTGTTTAAAATGTCGACATGGAG CCAAACGTCATCTCTTGTCTGAAGATGTGGTGAAGCTGCAGGATTTTCAGCAGAAGAAAATTGCTGTTGCCCACAGAGTCTCAGGATCAAAAG attATTATTTTGATACAATACATCAGAAAATAGAGAAAAATCAGCTCATTTTAAAGGAGGAATTGAAAATACTGTTGCATTTATGCCAGACTGCTGAAGATGTTATTATGGCAAGAGATGCCATTTACAG GTACCATAAAGAGAATCGTAACATGGCATTTGGGGAATTCAAGTTTGGCCCTCTTTTCATGAGGTTATGCTATGAGCTGGGTTTAGAGGAGCTGGCAACCACAACTCTGACAGATCCA GCTCTCAAAGGATTTTTTCCAGACTCGACATCCTTTAATATTGCCATTGACATGCTTTTCACTAAACAATGCTACGAAA GTTGCCTGGACGTGGTGGGAGAAATGAAACAACAAGGAGTGCCGTTCAACAAGGACACCTTCATACTAGCCTTTGCTACTTGTTATAAACTG AACACCTCAAAGTCATATCATATCTGTTTGACCTTGTTGGAAGAAGGTCAGACAAAAGGCAATCTCATCCCTCGACATGCCTATTGCTTTGCAACTGCTCTTGCTCTCAAACAG AATGATATAGAGAGAGCCCAGATATTCTACTCACAGATCATGAGCACGGACAGTCGGCTATGTCTGAACCTGAGA GTTCTCATATTGGCTATGAAAGGGTCCATGAAAGAGGCAATCTCTGCCCTAACAACAGCCCAAGTGTCAAAGACTCCAGTGTTTGTGAAGAAAACGGAGTTCTCTGAGGAAGTG GTTAATGAATTGAGGAAGAAGAGTGCTGATGGGCTGTGGGAGGGACATGTGGAGCAGGTGCTGAGACAGTTAGAGGAGGCCGGTCAGATCACCAAAAAGACCCTTGATGATTTCTTGTGTCAAACTCCCTCTAGGAAGAGGAGGCCTCTGGGAATATTGGAGCAAGAAAGAAACAGCCGAAGGACTTTTAAACATCTGCAGTCTGCACTACTGTTAGAGTGA
- the LOC137034029 gene encoding uncharacterized protein produces MELAIKLLNGDVKRLVVRVDATVGELKQLIYQHFNQPPYKQKLSSDNGQRISLEDDSRILSSYGLHSGSVVMLLITNPPFQVFVKNEKGQTKTYEVDVTETVDQLQTKILRKENVPKDQQRLIYNGRQLEAGMKLQDYDITSGSTIHMTLRLRGG; encoded by the coding sequence ATGGAACTGGCAATAAAACTGTTAAACGGAGACGTGAAGCGGCTGGTGGTGAGAGTTGATGCAACAGTTGGCGAACTCAAGCAGCTCATTTATCAGCACTTCAATCAGCCTCCTTACAAACAGAAGCTTTCTAGCGACAACGGTCAACGGATCAGCCTTGAGGATGATTCCCGAATTCTCAGCAGTTACGGTTTGCACTCAGGCTCAGTGGTGATGCTGCTCATCACGAACCCACCTTTCCAAGTGTTCGTCAAGAACGAAAAGGGACAGACCAAAACCTATGAGGTTGATGTCACTGAGACCGTAGATCAGCTCCAGACCAAGATCTTACGCAAAGAGAATGTCCCCAAGGATCAGCAGCGACTGATTTACAACGGCAGACAGCTGGAGGCTGGCATGAAGCTGCAAGACTACGACATCACTTCTGGAAGCACCATTCACATGACTCTCCGCCTCCGAGGAGGTTAA